The Pseudomonas kermanshahensis genome includes a window with the following:
- a CDS encoding response regulator: protein MRVLLVEDHLQLAESVAQALKSHGLTVDVLHDGVAADLALASEEYAVAVLDVGLPRMDGFEVLARLRGRGKTLPVLMLTARSDVKDRVHGLNLGADDYLAKPFELTELEARVKALLRRSVLGGERQQRCGPLVYDLDTRRFSLGEDNLTLTSREQSVLEALIARPGRVMSKEQLAAQVFGLDEEASPDAIEIYIHRLRKKLDGHPVAIVTFRGLGYLLEHRDA, encoded by the coding sequence ATGCGTGTGCTGCTGGTCGAAGACCACCTGCAACTGGCCGAAAGCGTGGCCCAGGCCTTGAAAAGTCACGGCCTGACCGTGGATGTACTGCATGACGGCGTGGCTGCCGACCTGGCCCTGGCCAGTGAGGAATATGCCGTTGCCGTGCTCGATGTCGGCTTGCCGCGCATGGATGGCTTCGAAGTGCTGGCGCGTTTGCGTGGCCGCGGCAAGACCCTGCCGGTGCTGATGCTGACCGCGCGCAGTGACGTCAAGGACCGGGTCCACGGGCTGAACCTGGGGGCTGACGATTACCTGGCCAAGCCGTTCGAACTGACTGAGCTGGAAGCCCGGGTCAAGGCCTTGCTGCGCCGCAGCGTGCTGGGTGGCGAACGCCAGCAGCGTTGCGGGCCGTTGGTGTACGACCTGGATACCCGGCGCTTCAGCCTGGGCGAGGACAACCTGACCCTGACCTCGCGTGAACAGAGCGTGCTTGAAGCGCTGATCGCCCGCCCAGGCCGGGTGATGAGCAAGGAGCAACTGGCCGCCCAGGTGTTTGGCCTGGACGAAGAAGCCAGCCCCGACGCCATCGAAATCTACATCCACCGCCTGCGCAAAAAGCTCGACGGCCACCCGGTGGCGATTGTCACCTTCCGTGGCCTGGGGTATCTGCTCGAGCATCGCGATGCGTGA
- a CDS encoding MucB/RseB C-terminal domain-containing protein, which produces MRALPLLSLLIGSCMTVPALAANSSPEANEWLNKLAQAEQKQSYQGSFVYERNGSFSSHDIWHRVEDGKVSERLLQLDGTAQEIVRVDGKVACVSGALVNGVTTPPDAAPRALDPLKLMGWYDLGVAGKSRVAGRDAVIVTLTPRDQHRYAFELHLDRRTGLPLRSLMLNDKGQLLERFQMTRLDTDDLPTADDLRPSAACKPVERGTSTGQETVAGWRSDWLPPGFELVNSSVRRDPARNSTVSSLMYDDGLARVSVFLEPVNDNSGTDTRVQLGPTVAVSRRLNTPKGKVLVTVVGEIPLGTAERIALSMRPQDAQARQ; this is translated from the coding sequence ATGCGCGCGCTACCTCTCCTGTCGCTGCTGATAGGCAGCTGCATGACGGTGCCAGCGTTGGCGGCCAATTCTTCGCCCGAGGCGAATGAGTGGCTGAACAAGCTGGCACAGGCCGAGCAAAAGCAAAGCTACCAAGGCTCTTTCGTCTACGAGCGTAACGGCAGCTTTTCTTCCCACGATATCTGGCACAGGGTTGAGGACGGCAAGGTCAGCGAGCGGCTACTGCAGCTCGATGGCACTGCCCAGGAAATCGTGCGCGTGGATGGCAAGGTTGCATGCGTCAGTGGTGCCTTGGTCAACGGCGTTACGACGCCGCCCGATGCGGCGCCGCGTGCGCTGGATCCCCTCAAATTGATGGGCTGGTACGATCTGGGTGTGGCGGGCAAGTCACGTGTCGCCGGGCGCGACGCGGTGATCGTCACCCTCACACCGCGCGACCAGCACCGTTATGCGTTCGAATTGCACCTTGACCGCCGCACCGGCTTGCCGCTGCGCTCGTTGATGCTCAACGACAAGGGGCAATTGCTTGAGCGCTTCCAGATGACCCGCCTCGATACCGATGACCTGCCTACCGCGGATGACTTGCGCCCCAGTGCCGCTTGCAAACCGGTGGAACGTGGCACCAGCACCGGCCAGGAAACCGTCGCCGGATGGCGCTCAGACTGGCTGCCGCCGGGTTTTGAGCTGGTCAACAGCTCGGTGCGCCGCGACCCGGCCCGCAACAGCACAGTTAGCAGCCTGATGTATGACGATGGTCTGGCGCGCGTTTCGGTATTCCTCGAGCCGGTCAACGACAACTCAGGCACCGATACACGCGTGCAACTCGGGCCAACCGTGGCGGTATCGCGCCGTCTGAACACGCCGAAGGGCAAGGTTCTGGTCACTGTGGTAGGTGAAATACCCCTGGGTACTGCAGAGCGCATTGCGCTGTCGATGCGGCCTCAGGATGCCCAGGCGCGGCAATGA
- the nadB gene encoding L-aspartate oxidase translates to MSQQFQHDVLVIGSGAAGLSLALNLPSHLRIAVLSKGDLANGSTYWAQGGVAAVLDDTDTVQSHVEDTLNAGGGLCHEDAVRFTVEHSREAIQWLIEQGVPFTRDEHHGVDDGGFEFHLTREGGHSHRRIIHAADATGAAIFTTLLAQARLRPNIQLLEQRVAVDLITERRLGLPGERCLGAYVLNRNTGEVDTYGARFTVLATGGAAKVYLYTSNPDGACGDGIAMAWRAGCRVANLEFNQFHPTCLYHPQAKSFLITEALRGEGALLRLPNGERFMPRFDPREELAPRDIVARAIDHEMKRLGVDCVYLDITHKPADFIKGHFPTVYERCLAFGIDITRQPIPVVPAAHYTCGGVVVDDRGHTDVPGLYAIGETSFTGLHGANRMASNSLLECFVYGRAAAADIQAHLEQVDMPKALPGWDASQVTDSDEDVIIAHNWDELRRFMWDYVGIVRTSKRLQRAEHRIRLLLDEIDEFYSNYKVSRDLIELRNLAQVAELMIRSAMQRKESRGLHYTLDYPGMLDEAKDTILSPV, encoded by the coding sequence ATGAGCCAACAATTCCAACATGATGTCCTGGTGATCGGCAGCGGCGCCGCCGGTCTCAGCCTGGCACTGAACCTCCCCAGCCACCTGCGTATCGCCGTGCTCAGCAAAGGCGACCTGGCCAATGGCTCGACCTATTGGGCCCAGGGCGGTGTGGCCGCTGTGCTGGACGACACCGACACCGTACAGTCGCATGTCGAGGACACCCTCAATGCCGGCGGCGGCCTGTGCCATGAAGATGCCGTGCGTTTCACCGTCGAGCACAGCCGCGAAGCCATCCAGTGGTTGATCGAGCAAGGCGTGCCCTTTACCCGGGATGAGCATCACGGCGTCGACGATGGGGGCTTCGAGTTCCACCTGACCCGCGAAGGTGGCCACAGCCACCGGCGCATCATCCACGCCGCCGATGCCACAGGCGCCGCGATCTTCACCACCTTGCTGGCCCAGGCCCGCCTACGCCCGAACATCCAGCTGCTGGAGCAGCGCGTGGCAGTCGACCTGATCACCGAGCGCCGCCTGGGCCTGCCCGGCGAGCGCTGCCTGGGTGCCTATGTGCTAAACCGCAATACGGGCGAAGTAGACACCTACGGGGCGCGCTTCACCGTGCTCGCCACCGGAGGCGCAGCCAAGGTCTACCTGTATACCAGTAACCCGGACGGTGCCTGCGGCGACGGCATCGCCATGGCCTGGCGCGCGGGCTGCCGGGTGGCCAACCTTGAGTTCAACCAGTTTCACCCGACCTGCCTGTACCACCCCCAAGCCAAGAGTTTCCTGATCACCGAGGCACTGCGCGGTGAAGGCGCCCTGTTGCGCCTGCCCAACGGCGAGCGCTTCATGCCGCGCTTCGACCCCCGCGAGGAACTGGCCCCACGCGACATCGTGGCCCGCGCCATCGACCACGAGATGAAACGCCTGGGCGTGGACTGCGTGTACCTGGACATCACCCACAAGCCGGCCGATTTCATCAAGGGCCACTTCCCCACCGTTTACGAACGCTGCCTGGCCTTCGGCATCGACATCACCCGCCAGCCGATCCCGGTAGTACCCGCAGCCCACTACACCTGCGGCGGCGTGGTGGTGGACGACCGCGGGCATACCGATGTGCCTGGGCTGTATGCCATCGGTGAGACCAGCTTTACCGGCCTGCATGGCGCCAACCGCATGGCCAGCAACTCGCTGCTCGAATGTTTCGTCTATGGCCGCGCCGCTGCCGCCGACATCCAGGCGCACCTGGAACAGGTCGACATGCCCAAAGCCCTGCCCGGCTGGGATGCCAGCCAGGTAACGGACTCGGACGAGGATGTGATCATCGCGCACAACTGGGACGAGCTGCGGCGCTTCATGTGGGACTATGTCGGCATCGTGCGCACCAGCAAGCGCCTGCAGCGCGCCGAACACCGCATCCGCCTGCTGCTCGACGAAATCGACGAGTTCTACAGCAACTACAAGGTCAGCCGCGACCTGATCGAGCTGCGCAACCTGGCGCAAGTGGCGGAGCTGATGATTCGTTCGGCGATGCAGCGCAAGGAAAGCCGCGGGTTGCATTACACGCTGGATTATCCGGGGATGCTGGACGAGGCTAAAGACACCATCCTCAGCCCGGTCTGA
- the rpoE gene encoding RNA polymerase sigma factor RpoE produces the protein MLTQEEDQQLVERVQRGDRRAFDLLVLKYQHKILGLIVRFVHDTHEAQDVAQEAFIKAYRALGNFRGDSAFYTWLYRIAINTAKNYLVSRGRRPPDSDVSSEDAEFYDGDHGLKDLESPERSLLRDEIEGTVHRTIQQLPEDLRTALTLREFDGLSYEDIASVMQCPVGTVRSRIFRAREAIDKALQPLLQET, from the coding sequence ATGCTAACCCAGGAAGAGGATCAGCAGCTTGTCGAGCGCGTGCAGCGCGGTGACAGGCGAGCTTTCGATCTGTTGGTGCTGAAGTATCAGCACAAGATTCTCGGGTTGATCGTGCGGTTCGTTCACGATACCCACGAGGCCCAGGATGTGGCACAGGAAGCCTTTATCAAGGCCTACCGTGCGCTTGGCAATTTTCGCGGAGACAGTGCGTTTTATACCTGGCTGTACCGCATCGCCATCAACACGGCGAAGAACTACCTGGTGTCCCGTGGAAGACGGCCACCAGACAGTGATGTGAGCTCCGAGGATGCGGAGTTTTACGACGGCGATCATGGTCTCAAGGATCTCGAGTCCCCAGAGCGCTCGTTGTTGCGGGATGAAATCGAAGGCACGGTCCATCGCACCATCCAGCAACTGCCCGAAGACCTGCGCACGGCATTGACCCTGCGCGAGTTCGACGGATTGAGTTACGAAGACATTGCCAGTGTCATGCAATGTCCGGTGGGTACCGTGCGCTCTCGAATCTTCCGCGCTCGGGAGGCCATAGATAAAGCCCTGCAGCCGTTGTTGCAGGAAACCTGA
- a CDS encoding DegQ family serine endoprotease, with protein sequence MFAAVLMLGQVLTAQAEEALPDFTTLVEQASPAVVNISTKQKLPDRRIAAGQMPDLEGLPPMFREFFERNMPQQPRSPRGDRQREAQSLGSGFIISSDGYVLTNNHVVADADEIIVRLSDRSELQAKLVGTDPRTDVALLKVEGKNLPTVKLGDSEKLKVGEWVLAIGSPFGFDHSVTKGIVSAKGRTLPNDTYVPFIQTDVAINPGNSGGPLFNMQGEVVGINSQIFTRSGGFMGLSFAIPIDVAIDVSNQLKKDGKVSRGWLGVVIQEVNKDLAESFGLDKPAGALVAQVLEDGPAAKGGLQVGDVILSMNGQPIVMSADLPHLVGSLKDGDKAKLEIIRNGKRQNLDVSVGALPDDDADIGTGTGADGSAERSSNRLGVSVADLSAEQKKALELKGGVVIKEVQDGPAALIGLRPGDVISHLNNQAIGSAKEFTEIAKDLPKNRSVSMRVLRQGRASFITFKLAE encoded by the coding sequence ATGTTCGCCGCCGTGCTCATGCTCGGCCAGGTGCTCACCGCCCAGGCCGAGGAAGCCCTGCCGGACTTCACCACGCTGGTCGAGCAAGCCTCGCCGGCCGTGGTCAACATCAGTACCAAGCAGAAGCTGCCGGACCGCCGCATCGCCGCTGGGCAGATGCCGGACCTCGAAGGCCTGCCGCCGATGTTCCGCGAATTCTTCGAGCGCAACATGCCGCAACAGCCCCGCTCGCCGCGCGGTGATCGTCAGCGTGAAGCCCAGTCGCTGGGTTCGGGTTTCATCATTTCCAGCGATGGCTACGTACTGACCAACAACCATGTGGTGGCCGACGCCGACGAGATCATCGTTCGCCTGTCGGACCGCAGCGAGCTGCAAGCCAAGCTGGTCGGCACCGACCCGCGCACCGACGTCGCGCTGCTCAAGGTCGAAGGCAAGAACCTGCCGACCGTCAAGCTGGGCGACTCCGAGAAGCTCAAAGTGGGTGAGTGGGTGCTGGCCATCGGTTCGCCGTTCGGCTTCGACCATTCGGTGACCAAAGGTATCGTCAGTGCCAAGGGCCGTACCCTGCCTAACGACACCTACGTGCCGTTCATCCAGACTGACGTTGCCATCAACCCGGGCAACTCCGGCGGCCCGCTGTTCAACATGCAGGGCGAGGTCGTGGGTATCAACTCGCAGATCTTCACCCGCTCGGGCGGCTTCATGGGCCTGTCGTTCGCCATCCCGATCGATGTGGCGATCGATGTATCCAACCAGCTGAAAAAAGACGGCAAGGTCAGCCGTGGCTGGCTGGGCGTGGTGATTCAGGAGGTCAACAAGGACCTGGCTGAGTCCTTTGGCCTGGACAAACCGGCCGGTGCCCTGGTGGCCCAGGTGCTGGAAGATGGCCCAGCCGCCAAAGGTGGCCTGCAGGTGGGTGACGTGATCCTGAGCATGAACGGCCAGCCGATCGTCATGTCGGCCGACTTGCCGCACCTGGTCGGCAGCCTCAAGGACGGCGACAAGGCCAAGCTCGAGATCATCCGCAACGGCAAGCGCCAGAACCTGGACGTGAGCGTCGGTGCGCTGCCGGACGATGACGCTGACATTGGCACCGGGACCGGTGCAGATGGCAGTGCCGAGCGCAGCAGCAACCGTCTGGGCGTTTCGGTCGCTGACCTCAGCGCCGAGCAGAAGAAAGCCCTCGAACTCAAGGGTGGCGTGGTCATCAAGGAAGTCCAGGATGGCCCGGCCGCATTGATCGGCCTGCGCCCAGGTGATGTCATCAGCCACCTGAATAACCAGGCCATTGGCTCGGCGAAGGAATTCACCGAGATCGCCAAGGACCTGCCGAAAAACCGCTCGGTGTCCATGCGCGTGCTGCGCCAGGGGCGTGCGAGCTTTATCACCTTCAAGCTGGCTGAATAA
- a CDS encoding protein YgfX, whose amino-acid sequence MSSPSEFFESRWQGSRLLLTAYLSCQVLALFAVWVSALPWWLSLAATAASVAHACWAIPRRILLTHPHAVTGLRRDLLGWRVFTCAQGWQPVRLCRDSVALPGMVVLRFVREGRWLGEGQCVPWDALGADEHRRLRVRLKFSRRRWAEVGAIQG is encoded by the coding sequence GTGTCCAGCCCAAGTGAGTTTTTCGAAAGCCGTTGGCAAGGCTCGCGCCTGCTGCTGACGGCATACTTGAGTTGCCAGGTGCTGGCGCTGTTCGCCGTATGGGTGAGCGCGTTGCCCTGGTGGCTGTCCCTGGCGGCCACTGCCGCGTCTGTCGCCCACGCCTGCTGGGCCATCCCCCGACGGATTTTGCTCACGCATCCGCATGCGGTTACCGGGCTGCGCCGAGACCTGCTTGGTTGGCGGGTGTTCACCTGCGCCCAGGGTTGGCAGCCGGTGCGTTTGTGCCGGGACAGCGTTGCGTTGCCGGGGATGGTGGTGTTGCGGTTTGTGCGGGAAGGGCGTTGGCTGGGGGAGGGGCAGTGCGTTCCCTGGGATGCCCTCGGGGCTGATGAGCATCGGCGGTTGCGGGTAAGGCTGAAGTTCAGCCGGCGCAGGTGGGCTGAGGTGGGAGCGATTCAGGGCTGA
- a CDS encoding sensor histidine kinase codes for MRDNGSLRGRLLGNLALLLVVLMLASGLSAYWNGREAADTAYDRTLLASARTIAAGLSQRDGSLSADVPYVALDTFAYDSAGRIYYQVLDIKQRLISGYENLPAPPPGTPRTDDYPALARFYNATYLGQDVRVVSLLKPVSEPNMNGMAEIRVAETEEARVRMARGLMADTLLRLGMLALGALVMVWFAVSAALRPLERLRTAVEERQPDDLRALPVVQVQRELGPLVRALNHFTERLRGQFERQAQFIADAAHELRTPLAALKARVELGLRSSEPQEWRQTLESAAQGTDRLTHLANQLLSLARVENGARAIAEGGAQRLDLSQLARELGMAMAPLAHNRGVALALEAEAPVWLKGEPTLLNELLSNLVDNALAHTPAGGNVILRVLAPAVLEVEDDGPGIPEDERERVFERFYRRSAQGSGLGLAIVGEICRAHLAQISLHDGEKGGLRVRVSFIAD; via the coding sequence ATGCGTGACAACGGTAGCTTGCGCGGGCGGCTGTTGGGCAACCTGGCACTGTTGCTGGTGGTGCTGATGCTGGCCAGCGGCCTGAGCGCCTACTGGAACGGCCGCGAAGCCGCCGACACGGCCTACGACCGGACCTTGCTGGCCTCGGCACGGACCATCGCCGCGGGCTTGTCGCAACGCGACGGCTCGTTGAGCGCGGACGTGCCCTATGTGGCGCTGGATACCTTCGCCTACGACAGTGCCGGGCGTATCTACTACCAGGTGCTGGACATCAAGCAGCGCTTGATCTCGGGCTACGAGAACCTGCCAGCGCCGCCGCCTGGCACGCCGCGCACCGACGACTACCCGGCGCTGGCGCGGTTCTACAATGCGACGTACCTCGGCCAGGACGTGCGCGTGGTCAGCCTGCTCAAGCCGGTCAGCGAGCCGAACATGAACGGCATGGCGGAAATTCGCGTGGCCGAGACCGAAGAAGCGCGGGTGCGCATGGCGCGCGGGCTGATGGCCGATACCCTGCTGCGCCTTGGGATGCTGGCACTGGGCGCCTTGGTGATGGTGTGGTTTGCGGTCAGTGCCGCGCTACGCCCGCTGGAGCGCCTGCGCACCGCCGTGGAAGAGCGCCAACCCGATGACCTGCGGGCTTTGCCGGTGGTGCAGGTGCAGCGCGAACTGGGCCCACTGGTGCGGGCCTTGAACCACTTTACCGAGCGCTTGCGCGGGCAGTTCGAGCGCCAAGCCCAGTTCATCGCAGACGCCGCCCACGAGTTGCGCACGCCCTTGGCGGCGCTCAAGGCGCGGGTCGAGTTGGGCTTGCGTTCATCCGAGCCGCAGGAGTGGCGGCAGACGTTGGAATCAGCTGCCCAAGGCACGGACCGCTTGACCCACCTGGCCAACCAGCTGTTGTCATTGGCACGGGTCGAGAATGGCGCCCGGGCAATCGCCGAAGGTGGCGCGCAGCGCCTGGACCTCAGCCAGTTGGCCCGCGAACTGGGCATGGCCATGGCGCCCTTGGCGCATAACCGTGGCGTGGCATTGGCCCTGGAGGCCGAGGCGCCCGTGTGGCTCAAGGGTGAGCCGACCTTGCTCAACGAACTGCTGAGCAACCTGGTGGATAACGCCTTGGCGCATACCCCGGCCGGTGGCAACGTGATCCTGCGGGTGCTGGCGCCGGCGGTGCTGGAGGTCGAGGATGACGGCCCGGGTATTCCCGAGGATGAGCGCGAACGGGTGTTCGAGCGCTTCTACCGCCGCAGTGCCCAAGGCAGTGGGCTGGGGTTGGCGATTGTCGGCGAGATCTGCCGCGCGCACCTGGCGCAGATCAGCCTGCACGATGGCGAGAAGGGCGGCTTGCGGGTGCGGGTGAGCTTCATCGCTGACTAG
- a CDS encoding YgfZ/GcvT domain-containing protein, whose translation MADSAFFSPLSHEGILAVRGSDAGKFLQGQLTCNINYLSQEHASLGARCMVKGRMQSSFRIVPEGNGYLLAMASELLDAQLADLKKYAVFSKATLSDESAAWARFGLQGGEAALQALGLTPPVEAGATVRHEGLIAIAVSAGRVELWVPAEQAAHVGAALAASLPEGSLNDWLLGQIRAGIGQVMGPTRELFIPQMINLQAVDGVSFKKGCYTGQEIVARMQYLGKLKRRQYRLALDQQDIPAPGAEIFSPTHGSSVGEVVMAANTGTGCELLAVISADAVADDNLHLGSLEGPRLHVLSLPYELDRDREIQR comes from the coding sequence ATGGCCGATTCCGCTTTCTTCAGCCCCCTGTCCCACGAGGGCATCCTCGCCGTCCGCGGCTCCGACGCAGGCAAGTTCCTGCAGGGCCAGCTGACCTGCAACATCAACTACCTCAGTCAGGAACATGCCAGCCTCGGTGCCCGCTGCATGGTCAAAGGGCGCATGCAGTCGAGTTTCCGTATCGTGCCCGAAGGCAACGGTTACCTGCTGGCCATGGCCAGTGAGCTGCTCGATGCCCAATTGGCCGACCTCAAGAAGTACGCCGTGTTCTCCAAGGCCACCTTAAGCGACGAGAGCGCCGCCTGGGCGCGCTTTGGCCTGCAGGGTGGCGAGGCGGCTCTGCAAGCCTTGGGCTTGACGCCGCCGGTCGAAGCGGGCGCCACCGTGCGCCATGAGGGCCTGATCGCCATCGCCGTGTCCGCAGGCCGCGTCGAGCTGTGGGTACCTGCCGAGCAGGCCGCCCACGTAGGCGCGGCACTCGCCGCCAGCCTGCCTGAGGGCAGCCTCAACGACTGGCTGTTGGGCCAGATCCGCGCAGGTATTGGCCAAGTCATGGGCCCTACCCGCGAGCTGTTCATCCCGCAGATGATCAACCTGCAGGCCGTGGACGGCGTCAGCTTCAAGAAGGGCTGCTACACCGGCCAGGAAATCGTTGCCCGCATGCAGTACCTGGGCAAGCTAAAGCGCCGTCAGTATCGCCTGGCGCTCGATCAGCAGGACATCCCCGCGCCAGGTGCCGAGATCTTCTCACCCACCCATGGCTCGTCGGTCGGTGAAGTGGTGATGGCGGCCAATACGGGTACCGGTTGCGAGTTGCTCGCGGTAATCAGCGCCGATGCGGTGGCCGACGACAACCTGCACCTGGGCAGCCTGGAAGGGCCACGCCTGCACGTGCTGAGCCTGCCCTACGAACTGGACCGCGACCGGGAAATCCAGCGCTGA
- a CDS encoding succinate dehydrogenase assembly factor 2 codes for MVEQTELNRLFWHSRRGMLELDVLLVPFTQEVYATLNEADRELYVRLLSCEDQDMFGWFMERTESEDPELQRMVRIILDRVQPK; via the coding sequence ATGGTCGAACAAACTGAACTCAACCGGCTTTTCTGGCACAGCCGCCGCGGCATGCTGGAACTGGACGTACTGTTGGTGCCTTTCACCCAAGAAGTCTACGCCACCCTCAACGAAGCCGACCGCGAACTCTATGTACGCCTGTTGAGCTGCGAAGATCAGGACATGTTCGGCTGGTTCATGGAGCGTACCGAGTCTGAAGACCCGGAGCTGCAGCGCATGGTCCGCATCATCCTGGACCGTGTCCAGCCCAAGTGA
- a CDS encoding sigma-E factor negative regulatory protein has protein sequence MSREALQESLSAVMDNEADELELRRVLSAVDDAETRATWSRYQVARAAMHKELLLPNLDIASAVSAALADEAVPAKVNKGPWRSVARLAVAASVTVAVLAGVRMYNQDEITGAELASQQPQQGLSVPQTQGPAVLAGYSESSEQPTGPMANGVLQNQAGWDQRLPGYLRQHAQESALKGSETALPYARAASLDNPAK, from the coding sequence ATGAGTCGTGAAGCGTTGCAGGAATCGCTGTCCGCGGTAATGGATAACGAAGCGGACGAACTGGAATTACGTCGGGTACTGAGTGCCGTCGACGATGCCGAAACCCGTGCCACCTGGTCGCGTTACCAGGTCGCTCGCGCAGCGATGCACAAGGAACTGCTGCTGCCCAACCTCGATATCGCCTCGGCGGTGTCGGCAGCGTTGGCCGACGAAGCGGTACCGGCCAAGGTCAATAAAGGCCCATGGCGCAGCGTCGCTCGCCTGGCAGTCGCTGCCTCGGTGACGGTTGCCGTGCTGGCGGGTGTGCGCATGTACAACCAAGATGAAATCACCGGTGCAGAGCTTGCTTCCCAGCAACCGCAGCAGGGGCTGAGCGTGCCACAAACTCAAGGCCCGGCGGTATTGGCAGGCTATAGTGAAAGCAGTGAGCAACCGACCGGGCCGATGGCCAACGGTGTGCTGCAGAACCAAGCCGGCTGGGATCAGCGTCTGCCAGGCTACCTGCGCCAGCACGCCCAGGAATCTGCGCTCAAGGGCAGCGAAACCGCGTTGCCGTATGCCCGCGCCGCCAGCCTGGATAACCCCGCTAAGTAA
- a CDS encoding HDOD domain-containing protein: MNKLAEMVQAQLLDAIEKDDLVLPTLPEVALSIREAAEDSEISVSALSKVIGRDAALSARLIKVVNSPLLRAAVEVTDLHTAITRLGINYSCNLAIGLVIEQIFHARSPAVEQKLRDIWVNSLEVAGISYEICRRFTHLKPDQATLGGLVNQIGALPVLIYAEEHNELLSDPVCLHYVIEQIQPVLGDKILKAWEFPEQLVNLPSQVQDLDRQTDKVDYIDVVQIARCISQRGRSRPLAALPAYRHLGLPFGTELEVEELLEARSLLR; encoded by the coding sequence ATGAACAAGCTGGCCGAGATGGTTCAAGCACAGTTGCTCGATGCCATCGAAAAGGATGACCTGGTCCTGCCGACCCTGCCCGAGGTTGCCTTGAGCATCCGCGAGGCCGCCGAGGATAGCGAGATCAGCGTGTCGGCCCTGAGCAAGGTGATCGGTCGCGACGCGGCCCTCTCGGCGCGCCTGATCAAAGTCGTCAACAGCCCACTGTTGCGCGCTGCGGTCGAGGTCACCGACCTGCATACCGCAATCACTCGCCTGGGCATCAACTACAGCTGCAACCTGGCCATCGGCCTGGTGATCGAACAGATCTTTCATGCTCGCTCGCCGGCTGTTGAGCAAAAGCTGCGCGATATCTGGGTCAACAGCCTGGAAGTGGCAGGCATCAGCTACGAAATCTGCCGCCGCTTCACCCACCTCAAACCCGACCAGGCGACCCTCGGTGGGCTGGTCAACCAGATCGGTGCCCTGCCGGTGCTGATTTACGCCGAAGAACACAACGAGCTGCTGTCCGACCCGGTCTGCCTGCACTACGTGATCGAGCAGATACAGCCCGTGCTGGGTGACAAGATCCTCAAGGCGTGGGAGTTTCCCGAGCAATTGGTCAACCTGCCGAGCCAGGTTCAGGACCTCGACCGGCAGACCGACAAGGTCGACTATATCGACGTCGTGCAGATCGCCCGCTGCATCAGCCAACGTGGGCGTAGCCGGCCACTGGCCGCGTTGCCGGCGTACCGACACCTGGGGCTGCCGTTCGGCACCGAACTGGAAGTCGAAGAGCTGCTCGAGGCGCGGAGCCTGTTGCGCTAG